One region of Vibrio pelagius genomic DNA includes:
- a CDS encoding DNA internalization-related competence protein ComEC/Rec2: MLNTWFLLSFSLTLMSASLWPVMPRWNWAWVILLLLLASTKYSASRPLRGVLCGVMVVLIVSGLVKQQTTVLFNSGADITINASVVSLFSENSRSYESVIVVRSINGDKLDRWQQVKVRLFTPFRVTQGEKIELSVRMKPILGKLNEAGFDLETYSFSQKIVAHASYLPGTRYRIQSTSSWRAIWFDQITRNLSSLSNRDLIVALTFGYRDFIPQQRWLELKSSGLIHLVAISGLHIGMAFGIGYQLGRCIRCITPTMIWAPFIAGLTTALIYSWFSGFTLPTVRALVMCCLGSYFVWQGRSISSLNFILLSICIVLVIWPYSILTGSFWLSFGSLAAVLYAVAISSSEHSHTRFVRKLVLAVKVQCVLTLLLLPMTLYYYQGLSAVSIFYNLLMLPWVTFLVMPMLFLALFVHIFVSERMQILWKCVDVLLEVISISSSWAEPFWWAFDVQVAQWLSLAVLISLFIYRYFRPWVSILLLVLISIRETAPQNIAQAWRVDVLDVGHGLAVIIEKEGRTLLYDLGNHWQEGSVVTSTLLPILHQRANPTIDGVILSHLDSDHAGGLDDLMASRSKFWVRSSQGIAQQTGSQIYTCIEGDVWHWQGLKFEVLWPPKMTKRAYNPHSCVVRLFDPRSQFSMLLTGDIELVSEWMLSRKGLALKSDVMLVPHHGSKTSSSRRFVETVSPTLALASLSKGNRWGMPNKDVVERYQSINAKWLDTGESGQITIMIDTEGWNYHSIRQDRAQPWYRQMLRKGVE; the protein is encoded by the coding sequence TTGTTGAATACTTGGTTTTTATTGTCTTTTTCTTTGACATTAATGTCAGCAAGCCTATGGCCTGTTATGCCCCGTTGGAACTGGGCTTGGGTGATATTGCTACTTTTACTAGCTTCAACCAAGTATAGCGCTTCCCGACCTTTAAGAGGTGTTCTCTGTGGGGTGATGGTGGTTTTAATCGTCAGTGGTTTGGTAAAACAGCAAACAACTGTACTCTTTAATTCCGGAGCGGATATTACCATAAATGCATCGGTTGTTAGCCTTTTTAGTGAAAATAGCCGGAGTTATGAAAGCGTTATTGTAGTTAGATCAATTAACGGTGATAAATTAGACAGGTGGCAACAGGTAAAGGTTAGGTTGTTTACGCCGTTTCGGGTCACTCAGGGCGAAAAAATTGAGTTGAGCGTTAGGATGAAACCTATTTTAGGTAAGCTCAACGAAGCGGGCTTCGATCTAGAGACCTACTCTTTTAGTCAAAAAATAGTGGCTCATGCCTCTTATCTACCAGGCACGCGCTATCGTATTCAATCAACTTCCTCTTGGCGCGCGATTTGGTTTGATCAAATTACTCGAAACCTGAGTTCATTATCGAACCGAGATCTCATTGTCGCGTTAACCTTTGGCTATCGTGACTTCATCCCACAACAAAGGTGGTTAGAGCTTAAAAGCAGCGGCTTGATTCATCTGGTCGCGATTTCAGGCTTACACATTGGTATGGCTTTTGGCATCGGTTATCAGCTAGGGCGTTGCATACGATGTATCACACCGACAATGATTTGGGCTCCTTTTATCGCAGGCTTAACAACGGCGCTGATCTACAGTTGGTTTTCAGGTTTCACATTACCAACCGTTAGGGCGTTAGTGATGTGTTGTTTGGGGAGTTACTTTGTTTGGCAGGGGAGAAGCATCAGTAGTCTAAACTTTATTCTGTTGAGCATCTGTATTGTTCTCGTTATCTGGCCATATTCGATACTGACTGGGAGTTTTTGGCTCTCTTTTGGCTCATTAGCAGCCGTTTTATATGCAGTTGCGATATCGAGTTCTGAACACTCTCATACTCGCTTTGTCAGAAAGCTAGTCTTGGCCGTCAAAGTTCAGTGTGTGCTCACACTCTTGTTACTGCCCATGACTCTTTATTACTACCAAGGCTTAAGTGCTGTTTCAATTTTCTATAACTTACTGATGTTGCCTTGGGTCACTTTTTTAGTCATGCCGATGCTTTTTCTAGCGTTATTTGTCCATATTTTTGTATCAGAGCGTATGCAGATTCTATGGAAATGCGTTGATGTTCTACTCGAGGTTATCTCTATATCGTCTTCTTGGGCGGAACCTTTTTGGTGGGCGTTCGACGTACAGGTAGCTCAATGGTTGAGTTTAGCTGTACTTATCAGTTTGTTCATTTATCGCTATTTTAGACCTTGGGTGAGTATATTGTTGCTTGTACTAATAAGTATTCGTGAAACAGCACCACAAAATATCGCGCAAGCGTGGAGAGTAGATGTACTGGATGTTGGGCATGGTCTTGCTGTTATTATCGAAAAAGAGGGGCGAACACTGCTCTATGATTTGGGTAACCATTGGCAAGAGGGCTCTGTTGTTACTTCAACGTTATTGCCAATACTACACCAAAGAGCGAACCCAACTATCGATGGTGTCATTCTTAGCCACTTAGACTCAGATCATGCAGGAGGCTTAGATGATCTCATGGCATCGAGATCGAAATTTTGGGTGCGAAGTAGCCAAGGTATTGCGCAACAAACTGGGTCTCAAATATATACCTGTATCGAGGGAGACGTTTGGCATTGGCAAGGTTTGAAGTTTGAGGTTCTTTGGCCTCCAAAAATGACAAAACGCGCATATAACCCACACTCTTGTGTTGTACGTTTGTTCGACCCGCGTAGTCAATTTTCAATGCTACTGACAGGTGATATCGAATTGGTTAGCGAATGGATGTTGTCGAGAAAAGGTCTAGCCTTAAAAAGTGACGTTATGCTTGTCCCTCATCATGGAAGCAAAACCTCATCGAGTCGTCGTTTTGTTGAGACTGTTTCACCGACACTGGCGTTGGCGTCATTATCAAAAGGTAATCGATGGGGAATGCCCAATAAAGATGTTGTTGAAAGATATCAGTCGATCAATGCGAAATGGTTAGATACTGGTGAAAGTGGTCAAATTACCATCATGATTGACACTGAAGGCTGGAATTATCATTCGATTAGACAAGATAGAGCACAGCCGTGGTATAGGCAGATGCTCAGGAAGGGAGTAGAATAG
- a CDS encoding DUF2062 domain-containing protein, giving the protein MPRKFIKRFMPDHELIKRQKALKVFGNVLYNPNLWCLNRRSAAGAFAVGLFMAFVPLPSQMIMSAGLAVMCGVNLPLAVALVWVSNPVTMPVLFYFAYKVGAFVMHVPPQPFHFELSWDFILAQMSTIGPPFLLGCLICGIVSAIIGYFGIRGLWRYSVVRSWKKRQVR; this is encoded by the coding sequence ATGCCAAGAAAGTTTATTAAGCGTTTTATGCCTGACCATGAACTCATCAAGCGTCAGAAAGCATTAAAAGTTTTTGGCAACGTGCTATATAACCCAAATTTATGGTGCTTAAATCGACGCTCTGCCGCAGGTGCATTTGCCGTGGGTCTATTTATGGCTTTTGTTCCACTACCAAGCCAGATGATCATGTCCGCAGGTCTTGCTGTTATGTGTGGTGTTAACTTGCCATTGGCGGTTGCTTTAGTTTGGGTAAGTAACCCAGTAACCATGCCGGTTCTGTTTTATTTCGCCTATAAAGTTGGTGCATTCGTTATGCATGTCCCGCCTCAACCGTTCCACTTTGAGCTTTCTTGGGACTTCATTCTTGCCCAAATGAGCACTATTGGCCCTCCATTCCTACTTGGTTGCTTAATCTGTGGCATCGTTTCTGCGATTATCGGCTACTTCGGAATTCGTGGGTTGTGGCGATATTCTGTAGTAAGAAGCTGGAAGAAAAGACAAGTAAGATAG
- the lolE gene encoding lipoprotein-releasing ABC transporter permease subunit LolE yields the protein MFASLSLLIGGRFSRAKQRDKMVSFISLSSTVGIAVGVAVIIIGLSAMNGFERELESRVLSVISHGEFEGVNEPIERWQHVIDESVSHEKVLAAAPYVKITALAERGKELKAIEVRGIDPELESQVSSLGNYIDESVWQSFHSGEQKVILGSGVADSIDAKVGDYLTLMIPTANGSVKVQAPKRVRVKVAGLLTLNGQIDHNLALVPLKDAQSYAKLGNAVTGVSLKVNDVLNANNIVREVGNQLDVYVYLRSWQQKYGFLYRDIQLVRTIMYLVMVLVIGVACFNIVSTLMMAVKDRASEIAILRTMGASDGLVKRIFVWQGAFSGVLGSLVGSVVGILVALNLTHLIKGLESLIDHQFLSGNIYFVDFLPSQLDMMDVLVVSGTAIVLSLLATLYPASRAAKLNPAAVLSSK from the coding sequence GTGTTTGCCTCTTTATCCCTTTTGATTGGTGGACGATTTAGCCGTGCTAAACAGCGCGACAAAATGGTCTCCTTTATTTCACTCTCTTCAACTGTGGGAATTGCGGTTGGGGTCGCGGTGATCATTATTGGTTTATCGGCGATGAATGGCTTTGAGCGTGAGCTAGAATCTCGAGTGCTTTCGGTTATCTCGCACGGTGAATTTGAGGGCGTCAATGAACCGATTGAGCGTTGGCAACATGTGATTGACGAATCCGTGAGTCATGAAAAAGTGTTGGCTGCAGCACCTTATGTAAAAATTACGGCTCTAGCAGAACGTGGTAAAGAACTTAAGGCGATCGAAGTGCGTGGTATTGATCCAGAGCTTGAATCGCAGGTATCGAGCCTGGGCAATTATATCGACGAATCGGTTTGGCAATCATTTCACAGTGGTGAACAAAAAGTCATTCTTGGTTCAGGTGTAGCGGACTCTATTGACGCTAAAGTAGGGGACTACTTAACCTTGATGATTCCAACGGCGAACGGTTCCGTTAAGGTTCAAGCGCCAAAGCGTGTACGGGTAAAAGTAGCGGGGTTATTGACCCTGAATGGGCAGATAGACCATAACTTAGCGCTTGTACCGTTAAAGGATGCCCAAAGCTACGCCAAGTTAGGCAATGCTGTGACTGGCGTTTCACTTAAGGTGAATGACGTTCTCAACGCGAATAACATTGTGCGCGAAGTCGGTAACCAGTTGGATGTGTATGTATATCTAAGAAGTTGGCAGCAAAAATATGGTTTCCTGTACCGAGATATACAGCTAGTACGTACCATCATGTATTTGGTTATGGTCTTGGTTATTGGTGTGGCTTGTTTCAATATCGTATCAACACTGATGATGGCTGTGAAAGACAGAGCCTCCGAGATCGCCATTTTAAGAACAATGGGCGCTTCTGATGGGTTAGTGAAGCGTATTTTTGTATGGCAGGGTGCGTTTTCTGGTGTGTTGGGTAGTCTAGTTGGTAGTGTGGTTGGTATATTAGTGGCTCTCAATCTCACTCACTTGATAAAAGGGTTAGAGTCGTTAATTGATCACCAGTTCTTGTCTGGAAATATCTACTTTGTGGACTTCTTACCTTCGCAACTAGATATGATGGATGTGCTGGTGGTGTCTGGTACCGCGATAGTCTTAAGCTTACTGGCGACATTGTATCCGGCCTCTCGCGCTGCAAAATTAAATCCTGCGGCAGTATTAAGCTCAAAATAA
- the lolD gene encoding lipoprotein-releasing ABC transporter ATP-binding protein LolD — MSNFLKCRDIRKTYREGSLDTEVLKGVSFDIEQGELVSIIGTSGSGKSTLLHILGALDDASSGSVHFLDQDLAALSSNKQAKLRNQHLGFVYQFHHLLADFSALENVAMPLLIGGVKPSQAKKEAAALLDKVGLSHRVDHRPSELSGGERQRVAIARALVNKPSLVLADEPTGNLDHATALSIYDLMRELNREYNTAFLVVTHDGELAAKMDRQLHMQDGLLVDVNEEVN, encoded by the coding sequence ATGAGTAATTTCCTTAAATGTCGTGACATCCGTAAAACATATCGTGAAGGTTCACTGGATACGGAAGTGCTAAAAGGCGTGAGCTTTGATATTGAGCAGGGTGAACTGGTGTCAATTATCGGGACGTCGGGCTCGGGTAAAAGTACCTTGCTACACATTTTGGGTGCACTGGATGATGCGTCATCGGGAAGTGTCCACTTTCTAGACCAAGATCTCGCGGCGCTGAGCTCGAATAAGCAAGCGAAGTTACGTAATCAGCATCTAGGTTTCGTTTATCAATTTCACCACTTGCTTGCGGATTTCTCTGCTCTAGAAAACGTCGCTATGCCTCTTCTAATCGGTGGTGTAAAACCGAGCCAAGCCAAAAAAGAGGCGGCAGCCTTGTTGGATAAGGTGGGGCTGAGTCATCGAGTCGATCATCGCCCGTCGGAGCTGTCTGGTGGTGAAAGACAGCGTGTTGCGATTGCTCGAGCTTTAGTAAACAAACCTTCGCTGGTATTGGCAGATGAACCTACCGGTAACCTCGATCATGCGACGGCACTCTCTATCTACGATCTAATGCGCGAGCTAAATCGTGAATACAATACGGCTTTTTTGGTTGTCACTCACGATGGTGAACTAGCAGCAAAAATGGATCGTCAGCTACATATGCAAGATGGACTGCTGGTGGATGTAAATGAGGAGGTGAATTAG
- the lolC gene encoding lipoprotein-releasing ABC transporter permease subunit LolC — MFHPISMFIGLRYLKGRSGDRFSRFVSYMSTAGITIGVLSLVTVLSVMNGFEAQLKDRILGVLPQAVVYESDAKTQLTDTPPAFAQQMSLNGHVEPLVRSEAVIQSPAQLAAGLLIGIEPASDDPLQNHLIAGRLSSLKAGEYQLFLGHTLARNLKVSLGDKVRLMVTSASQYTPLGRIPSQRNFTVAGIFNTGSDIDAQLMVTHIEDAGRLMRFKSDTISGWRLFFEDPFVVADLAEQPLPQGWEWSDWRDQRGELFQAVRMEKNMMGLMLGLIIGVAAFNIISALIMVVMEKQSEVAILKTQGMSDGQVMGIFMVQGASSGVIGALSGGILGVILAMNLNTVLEVMGVALFSFGGSLPILINPIQIVVVVVLAIALSLIATVFPSYRASSVKPAEALRYE; from the coding sequence ATGTTTCATCCTATTTCAATGTTTATCGGCCTGCGTTACCTAAAAGGCCGTTCTGGGGATCGCTTTAGCCGTTTTGTCTCTTATATGTCAACGGCAGGAATCACCATAGGTGTGTTGTCGTTAGTTACTGTTTTATCAGTAATGAATGGATTCGAAGCGCAGCTTAAAGACCGTATCCTTGGTGTTTTACCTCAAGCGGTCGTCTATGAAAGTGATGCGAAGACACAGCTTACAGACACGCCCCCAGCCTTCGCTCAACAAATGTCACTAAACGGGCATGTTGAACCTTTAGTCCGAAGCGAGGCTGTGATTCAAAGTCCAGCTCAATTGGCGGCGGGTTTGCTGATTGGTATTGAACCTGCTTCTGACGACCCATTACAAAACCATCTTATTGCCGGGCGTTTGTCCTCATTGAAGGCGGGTGAGTATCAGTTATTCCTAGGGCATACATTAGCGCGAAACCTCAAAGTCTCACTGGGTGACAAAGTGCGGCTAATGGTGACCTCTGCCAGTCAATATACGCCATTAGGTCGAATTCCAAGTCAACGCAATTTTACCGTCGCTGGTATTTTTAATACAGGCTCGGATATCGATGCTCAATTAATGGTGACTCATATTGAGGATGCTGGCCGCTTAATGCGCTTTAAATCGGATACCATCTCGGGCTGGAGACTGTTTTTCGAAGACCCATTTGTCGTCGCAGATTTGGCTGAACAGCCGCTACCTCAAGGTTGGGAGTGGAGTGACTGGCGTGACCAGCGTGGTGAGTTGTTCCAAGCTGTGCGCATGGAAAAAAATATGATGGGCCTGATGCTTGGCTTGATCATCGGAGTGGCGGCTTTCAACATTATCTCCGCTTTGATTATGGTGGTCATGGAGAAGCAGTCTGAAGTGGCGATTCTGAAAACACAGGGTATGTCTGATGGACAAGTGATGGGGATATTCATGGTTCAAGGGGCGAGCAGTGGCGTGATTGGTGCTCTCTCTGGTGGTATCTTGGGCGTTATATTGGCGATGAATCTTAATACGGTTCTAGAAGTTATGGGTGTAGCCCTGTTTTCGTTTGGTGGCAGTTTGCCAATCTTGATTAACCCTATTCAAATTGTCGTGGTCGTTGTTTTAGCGATTGCACTTAGTCTAATAGCGACGGTATTCCCTTCTTATCGCGCATCTTCTGTTAAACCTGCTGAGGCTCTTCGTTATGAGTAA
- a CDS encoding PilZ domain-containing protein produces MTEQEFFTVHHSLNANIEPMAEDFVLPSQIQFESEIPAPFVVASEFSQLDLMADSARKELKSSDLKNVISLLDAQNSKLNLLLSFMLSQQDQAEYRTHTYSFGASQFSCFTQLDIAQGRYVKAKLFLEHPAAAVYCYAQVSNSVPRDGGFEVLFKYAHLRDTDQDLLIKAALHQQQKLLRQRSLDRDNK; encoded by the coding sequence ATGACAGAGCAAGAATTTTTCACCGTCCACCATAGCCTTAACGCCAACATAGAGCCGATGGCTGAAGATTTTGTTCTCCCATCGCAAATCCAGTTCGAATCAGAGATTCCGGCTCCGTTTGTGGTCGCGAGTGAATTTAGTCAACTTGATCTCATGGCAGACAGTGCGCGTAAAGAGTTGAAAAGCAGCGACCTCAAAAACGTCATCAGCTTGCTTGATGCGCAAAATTCTAAGCTTAACTTACTGCTCAGTTTTATGCTCTCTCAACAAGACCAAGCAGAATATCGCACTCATACATACAGTTTTGGTGCAAGTCAGTTCTCTTGCTTCACTCAGTTGGATATAGCTCAAGGAAGGTATGTAAAAGCGAAGTTGTTCCTTGAACACCCAGCCGCAGCGGTATATTGCTATGCTCAAGTAAGCAATTCAGTACCAAGAGACGGCGGGTTTGAAGTTTTATTTAAATATGCGCACCTGCGCGACACAGACCAAGATCTATTGATCAAAGCAGCCTTACATCAGCAACAGAAACTGCTTCGTCAACGCTCACTCGATCGAGATAACAAGTAA
- the mfd gene encoding transcription-repair coupling factor — MTDTSIFTLPTPNGAGDKKHLGNLIGSSLAASIAGLAEQHNSHTLLAVPDPQIALKLQSEIEQFTQHSVNLFPDWETLPYDSFSPHQEIISDRIAHLYALPTLKTGITIVPISTLLQRQSPREFLLQHTLMVKTGDLYSLEKLRLQLEKSGYRYVDQVFGPGEYASRGSILDLFPMGSKDPYRIDFFDDEIDTIRTFDPENQRSIDDIDEIRLLPAHEFPTSDSAIEDFRIRWRQQFEARREPESVYMQVSKGTWPAGIEYWQPLFFDQTETLFDYVADDTQILALGDIEQAVDTFLSDVEHRYEQHGVDPLRPLLSPEQLWLKKDELFSHFKQKAQVVLSIESLEEKAGRTNLPVSALPDLSVQHQNKEPLANLRKFTESFSGKIVFSVESQGRREALCELLQGIKIRPVEVETLLQSLSEKNKFNLVLGAAEHGFIDNQRELAFICESDLLGDRVIQRRKKDKKSVNSDTVIRHLAELKPGQPVVHIDHGIGRYIGLQTLEAGGMKTEYVTLEYQNDAKLYVPVASLNLIGRYSGGAEETAPLHKLGGEAWQKARKRAAEKVRDVAAELLDVYAKRELKPGYKFVLDRGQYATFKAGFPFEETDDQAMAINAVMSDMCQPKAMDRLVCGDVGFGKTEVAMRAAFVCTDNEKQVAVLVPTTLLAQQHFENFRDRFANLPIRVEVLSRFKSAKEQKQILADVAEGKVDIVVGTHKLLSSDIKFHDLGLLIVDEEHRFGVRQKEKVKAMRADVDILTLTATPIPRTLNMAMSGMRDLSIIATPPARRLAIKTFVRQSDDAVIREAVLREIMRGGQVYFLHNQVDTIEKTAESLQKLIPEARVTVAHGQMRERELERIMNDFYHQRFNLLVCTTIIETGIDVPTANTILMDRADNLGLAQLHQLRGRVGRSHHQAYAYLLTPHPKAMTKDAIKRLDAIASLEDLGAGFTLATHDLEIRGAGELLGDEQSGQIQSVGFSLYMEMLEQAVEALKEGKEPSLDDLLREQTEIEMRLPALLPDDYIPDINTRLSTYKRIASVTNNDELAELKVELIDRFGVLPDATKNLLSVSELKLAAAAIKAKKIEAHDKGGFLEFYPDADINPAYLVKLLQSQPQKFSMEGPTKFKFTVPLVDRRKRIQFVGDLLSEFRQNLLPAS, encoded by the coding sequence ATGACCGATACATCTATTTTTACGTTACCGACGCCAAATGGCGCAGGGGACAAAAAACATTTAGGTAATTTAATTGGCTCTTCACTGGCAGCTTCCATCGCAGGACTCGCTGAGCAACATAACAGCCACACCTTACTCGCGGTGCCCGACCCACAAATTGCTCTCAAATTACAGTCAGAAATCGAGCAATTTACCCAGCATTCGGTGAACCTATTCCCTGATTGGGAAACGCTACCGTACGATAGCTTCTCTCCGCACCAGGAGATCATTTCTGACCGTATTGCTCACCTGTATGCGTTGCCGACTCTAAAAACCGGAATCACGATTGTACCGATCAGCACATTATTGCAACGCCAGTCACCAAGAGAGTTCCTTCTTCAACACACTCTAATGGTTAAAACGGGCGATCTTTACTCTCTAGAGAAACTGCGTCTGCAACTTGAAAAGTCTGGCTATCGTTATGTTGATCAGGTATTTGGTCCAGGTGAATACGCCAGTCGCGGCTCGATCTTAGATCTGTTCCCAATGGGCAGCAAAGACCCATATCGTATCGACTTTTTTGATGATGAGATCGATACCATTCGCACCTTTGATCCGGAAAATCAGCGGTCAATCGACGATATTGATGAGATTCGTCTTCTTCCTGCTCACGAATTTCCAACATCAGATTCGGCTATCGAAGACTTTCGCATTCGCTGGCGTCAACAATTCGAAGCGCGCCGCGAACCTGAATCTGTTTATATGCAGGTCTCCAAAGGTACATGGCCTGCGGGTATTGAATATTGGCAGCCGCTTTTCTTTGATCAAACCGAAACCTTGTTTGACTATGTCGCCGACGACACACAAATCTTGGCACTGGGTGATATCGAACAGGCCGTCGACACCTTCCTATCTGATGTAGAACACCGCTACGAGCAGCACGGTGTCGATCCATTGCGCCCATTGCTGTCGCCAGAACAACTTTGGCTGAAAAAAGATGAGTTGTTCAGTCACTTTAAGCAAAAAGCGCAAGTAGTACTTAGCATTGAGAGCTTAGAAGAGAAAGCAGGACGCACTAACCTGCCCGTTTCAGCCCTGCCAGATCTTAGTGTTCAGCATCAGAACAAAGAACCACTTGCTAACCTACGTAAATTCACAGAATCATTCTCTGGCAAGATCGTATTCTCGGTAGAGTCTCAAGGTCGACGCGAGGCTTTATGTGAATTATTGCAAGGCATCAAGATTCGCCCTGTAGAAGTCGAAACTCTCCTACAATCATTGTCAGAGAAAAATAAGTTTAACCTCGTTCTCGGTGCTGCTGAGCATGGTTTTATCGACAACCAACGTGAACTGGCCTTCATTTGCGAAAGTGACCTCCTAGGTGACCGAGTAATCCAGCGTCGCAAGAAAGACAAAAAGAGCGTTAACAGCGACACCGTTATTCGCCACCTTGCAGAGCTAAAACCTGGGCAACCTGTGGTTCACATCGACCACGGTATTGGCCGCTATATTGGCTTACAAACTCTCGAAGCCGGTGGCATGAAAACCGAATATGTCACACTTGAGTATCAAAACGATGCCAAACTTTACGTACCGGTTGCTTCGCTCAATCTCATTGGCCGCTACTCAGGTGGCGCTGAAGAGACTGCCCCTCTACACAAACTCGGGGGCGAAGCGTGGCAGAAAGCGCGTAAACGTGCCGCAGAGAAAGTGCGAGATGTGGCTGCAGAGCTTCTTGATGTATACGCTAAACGTGAGCTAAAACCGGGCTATAAATTTGTATTAGACCGCGGTCAATACGCCACCTTTAAAGCGGGTTTCCCATTCGAAGAGACCGATGACCAAGCAATGGCTATTAATGCCGTGATGTCTGACATGTGCCAACCAAAGGCTATGGATAGACTGGTGTGTGGTGATGTGGGCTTTGGTAAAACAGAAGTAGCAATGCGCGCCGCATTTGTCTGTACTGATAACGAAAAGCAAGTTGCCGTACTGGTACCCACTACCCTGCTGGCGCAGCAGCATTTCGAGAACTTTAGAGATCGCTTCGCTAACCTGCCGATTCGTGTCGAAGTACTGTCGCGCTTCAAATCAGCGAAAGAGCAGAAACAAATCTTGGCCGACGTTGCAGAAGGTAAAGTCGATATTGTGGTTGGTACGCACAAACTGCTTTCAAGTGATATCAAATTCCACGACCTTGGCTTGCTGATTGTCGACGAAGAACACCGTTTCGGCGTTCGACAAAAAGAGAAAGTTAAAGCGATGCGTGCTGATGTAGATATCCTCACCCTAACTGCAACGCCAATTCCAAGAACATTGAATATGGCGATGAGTGGCATGCGTGACCTTTCGATCATCGCGACGCCACCGGCTCGACGATTGGCTATTAAAACCTTTGTCCGTCAAAGTGATGATGCAGTGATAAGGGAAGCGGTACTGCGTGAAATCATGCGTGGTGGTCAGGTCTACTTCTTACATAATCAAGTCGACACCATAGAAAAGACCGCAGAGTCGCTACAAAAACTGATTCCAGAAGCCCGCGTCACGGTCGCTCATGGTCAGATGCGTGAACGCGAGCTAGAACGTATCATGAATGATTTCTACCACCAGCGCTTTAATCTACTGGTGTGTACGACCATCATTGAAACGGGCATCGACGTACCAACGGCTAACACCATTCTCATGGATAGAGCGGACAATCTCGGTTTGGCGCAACTGCACCAACTGCGTGGCCGTGTAGGTCGTTCACACCACCAAGCGTATGCATACCTACTCACGCCGCATCCAAAAGCGATGACCAAAGATGCGATTAAGCGACTCGATGCCATTGCTTCACTCGAAGATCTTGGCGCTGGTTTCACGCTAGCGACTCATGATTTAGAGATCCGTGGTGCCGGTGAACTACTTGGTGATGAGCAGAGTGGTCAAATCCAATCGGTTGGCTTTAGCTTGTACATGGAGATGTTAGAGCAAGCGGTTGAAGCACTTAAGGAAGGTAAAGAGCCGTCGCTTGATGATCTGCTTCGTGAGCAAACAGAGATTGAGATGCGTCTCCCTGCACTTCTGCCAGACGACTACATCCCAGACATCAACACTCGCTTGTCGACATACAAACGCATCGCTAGTGTGACCAACAATGATGAATTGGCGGAACTGAAGGTAGAGCTTATCGATCGCTTTGGTGTACTGCCTGATGCGACCAAGAACTTACTGTCAGTCTCTGAACTGAAACTGGCGGCGGCGGCAATCAAAGCTAAAAAGATTGAAGCTCACGATAAAGGCGGTTTCTTAGAATTCTACCCAGACGCTGACATAAACCCAGCGTACCTTGTTAAACTGTTGCAATCTCAACCGCAAAAGTTTTCAATGGAAGGGCCAACTAAGTTCAAGTTTACGGTACCATTGGTAGACAGACGGAAGCGAATTCAATTTGTCGGTGATCTTTTGAGCGAATTTAGACAAAACTTGCTACCAGCAAGCTAA